The Oxyura jamaicensis isolate SHBP4307 breed ruddy duck chromosome 5, BPBGC_Ojam_1.0, whole genome shotgun sequence region GATAAAGGAGGGCATTAGTATGCAAGAACTTGCTTGCAGATACGTTGAATGCTTTAATCGCTTGATCTGGGAAGGATGCTGGCTTTGCAGACTGCGTCTCGCTTGAATTAGTCTGGTAACCTCCCGCAGCTGAATGCTTAATTCGCTCGTGCGTCTGTGAACTGCTGCCCTCTATTGCACAAATCTAACACAACGCTGACACCGTCCCCTGGTAGCAGCGAGAGGAAACAGCAATATACTGAACGAGAGTGAAAGCCGGCCAGAAAATGCCAGCTGTCTTCCTTGGAAAAACTCGCGAACAATTATGCTGGTTACGTATGTAACTGAGGCACGACGAAGGCTGTGAAGGGGAAAGTGCCAGCATTGTTCCTCCAATTACTGCTGGAGGGATATACCTGGTTTCGCAATTTGTGCCATTACTGGTGTATTCTACACCGCCTTTGAAATGCGGTGGGATAATGTGCTTATCCActataaaaatcattttgggGGAGAAGTTATCTGTTTTTTATATGCTGACAGACAAGCAAATGACACCCTTTCAAATCTTAAGACTGTTCTTCACTCAAAtacttctggggaaaaacaatTGAAACTTCTCTATTGAATAGAAAACGTACCTTAATGTAGTCTCCCAGTTGAAGTGAATGTTTTAATATAAGATCCTTAGTGACACTTTTTCTCAATTCAAGGATGACCTCTCAGCTAGTCCTCAGCTGTTTACTGCCATGAGCCCTTATGATGTGGACCTTCCAATTCAAACCGAAGATGGATCATTTGTTTCTCAATTTAATCAGCCCAAGGAGCTTCCTGCAGACTTCTCCTCTGTGGACCTCAGCTTTCTTCCAGATATTACTCAAGataacaaagaacaaaacctcTCTGAAGATGGCAGTGAAATGCAAGAGAAGCTTGATGGGTCAGTATCAAGAAATGAGGACAGTGGTATCTTCGTGAATGAAAGCAGCTTGTCATGCCCAGATGCAACTCAGCCATCCCCTGAAGAGTCCAGTGTGTGCCCCCCTCTGACACCAATGACTCCTATGACCCCAGTGACACCTGCTTCAGAAAGCTCTGGCATAGTTCCTCAGCTACAGTAAGTTTATGCAGCATATATAAGTTACAGGAACAGCACCGTCTTCATTGAAGGTCAATCTCGCTGAAAATTAGCTGTGTTTTACTTGAAGTGCAAGGTACTGCTCTGAGTTCTCACTTAATAGAGAATGTAGCAAGTGTGGTTTGGTCTTAAATAAGCCCACCCAAAAAAAatagggaggggaaaaggggtgggcacagttatttttctttgagaggTGGAGCAAATGAACAGGCGATATTGCAAAGCAACTAGATACTGTGCTGAACGATGCAAAATAGAAATGGCATGGAACAATACAGCTTAGTGAAACAGGGGAGAGTGGACTTGATAAACATGCTGGTTGAGTAAGCATCTGAAATGCCTCAGGCTTCTTAAGGGGGAAGACTTTCTCCTGGGAGACAGGAGAGGAAGTGTCTCCATAGGAGAAGCATTTGGTAGGAAGGTTTACTATATAGCATGCACTGCTAGTTACTTCAGTCTGCAGGACAAGacagaaaacacttaaaaaggTCTCCTTCTTGCAAGGAGAGTGCTAAGGATGACAATAGACTCCAAGGGTTTAAAGATCTGTCTGTTCTCCTGAGAGAAAGAAGAGTCTGAACTGAGCAAAGGAAAGGGACATGAAAAGAAGTGAGAGAGACCCTGGCCGCCTTTTTAAAAGATCTGATCCTGTCTAGGCTAGAGCAAAGATAGAGAACTTAAACCTCTAGAGACTAACGTACCCTTACCTACCTTACCAGTGCAGTAATAACTCTGTAATACTTGGTGATGGTGCAATTCAAAGCAGTcaaaaaacaacttcagtgACGTAGTTATTGGAAGATGCACAAATTTAGTATGCAGGGACTAATAATTCTGTACCTTGTTATATTTCCTCCTGTGAAAAACTAATTTTGATATTGAATTAAGTTCTGCCAAAAGTAGCTTAGTACTAGAGTGGGgaaaaggaaggcaggaaaTTATTTGATGGCAATTATTAATCGGGCTGTGACTTTGTGTTAGCTAATTATGTTGGGGTTTTGCTCTGTAATGCTTTGCTCTTACAATAAGAAAATTCCTTTCTCATTCCTTAGGAATATAGTGTCAACTGTAAACTTGGCTTGCAAACTAGATCTGAAGAACATAGCTCTGCATGCCAGAAATGCGGAGTATAACCCAAAGGTAAATCTTGAGGGCTAAGTTTTATTCCCCTTCCCAGCTCTCAGTGCTACTGGGCTGTAACATACAGATTCACCCTGAGCTCTGTGCCTTTTCTGTGCCTTGATCCACAGGGGAAAGTCCTAGCAATTTCTGCAACTTGTGTCCCTTAAAGAAATACAGGGGACCCCGAGGAGacttattcattttttttttaagtaaagccCTTGCAATAAGATGTTACCAAGCTGTTTAAGAAAGGAGGTGGCTCAAGCAGCCCTGACTGAGGGAGGAAAGATCTGCCCAAAAACTCTTGGCTAAAGCAAAGAGCAACACTGGGGTTGGGCTGGTATTGTATATTTCTAGCAAGTGAACCATGTTGCAGAAATTTACTGGGACTAGGTGGGAGTTTGTGTAAATGACTTCAGACTGCTCAACAAAATGTAAGGTCCCGTGATGGTTGCCTTAAACCCGCAGGTTGTAGGGAAGTATTTACCAccctgaaatatatataaaacaacgCTTCTGCAAAGTAAAAGCATGTTGTGCTGAGCTTTGTGGAAGTGATAATTCTTGTGAGAATTAATAGATGTGGTACCAGCTAAATATCTTGGCTTGACTGAGAGCTTGTCCTTTGAATTTGTAGAGATTTGCTGCGGTGATCATGAGAATCAGGGAACCACGAACAACAGCCCTTATCTTCAGTTCAGGAAAAATGGTCTGTACAGGAGCAAAAAggtgggttgttttttctttgcttttctctcttctaaGGTCATACAGCTGACCAAAGGCCTTGCTTAAATTATCTAGCAAAAAGCTTGCTATTaactacaagaaaaatgaagcactaGTCTTGAAAATGTCTAGTTTTTTCATGACAGGAGTTCAGTAATTACTGAACTGCATGCTTCTGCCCCTGAATATAGATTGAGCTGAGCAGACATTAGCAAAAAAGCTGCTAAAATGCCCAGGAGTTGCTAAGAGGTTATTTGCATTTCTCACTGACTTTAAAGTGAGTTGGGACATAACTTGTGTCTGTCAAGTCTCTCTTTGGTGTCTGTATTCACTAGTCAACACATCTGCCTCTAGAGAAAATGGgagctggagaaaagcaaagatttctGTACTCTGAAGGTTTTGTCCTCAAGTTCAGCAGCTGCCttggtgtatttatttttaatgcatcgTCTTACTGACAGTTTAGGGTCTTAACTTACAGCTTAGAAAGTCTCTTCTCTAACTCCCACCTAGCTAGAAGACTGCACTGGTATCTGCAATCTCCCTCCTGGATCAGCTTTAATCTGAGAGATAAAACACTGCTGTACAATTCTTGGTCAGGGGAAACTGTGTGACATAGCAGGCTCCAGTGTGCTCAGTTAAACCACTGGAAAATGAACACCAAAGTGTGTCATTCCTTTTAGCTCACTGAAGTGGTTTTGGGGATAGAATCTCACTATTTGGAGCATTAGCATATCTTTTTCTGGAGCACAGATTAGCACGGTGGTGGCTCTAACCTGAATTCCAGCTTCGGAGCAGAAGAAAGCACTCAGCACAGCTGCTTCCCCCTTCTGCTCTTCCCCCAGTGAAGAGCAGTCACGGCTCGCAGCAAGGAAGTACGCGCGTGTGGTGCAGAAGCTGGGCTTCCCTGCCAAGTTCCTGGACTTCAAGATCCAGAACATGGTTGGGAGCTGTGATGTGAGGTTCCCCATCCGGCTGGAGGGGTTGGTTCTCACTCACCAGCAGTTCAGCAGGTACGTGGGAGGGAGAGGTATGGCACCACGTAGCTTGGAGCATTGTCTCTGTAAGCTGTAAAGAAATTCAAATTCTGAAGTTGTACAAGCCTGgcaaaattaatgtaataattAACTGGGTGCTGAATATCAAGCACATCTTTTGCTCACCAAAACTGGTTCAGTGGACAAGAAGTGGCTGTAGGTAATATGTTAAAATACAGATAGTAGGGcttatttttttgcagtaaCTCCTGTTCTGAGTGGGGCACAGGCCAAAATGACCCTCTGCTTAATTGCTGCAGTGATGTACTGCAGCTGGCAGTAAAGCTTCCAGAGCCTGAAACTGGTGCAATGCAACAGGGATGGGCTCTGCAGAACTTCCCTGCCTGTGGTGCTCACTGCTTCCTCTTTGCAGGGATGCTGTTAGCAGCAGCTTTGGAAACCTTGTAACAGAGAGCATACCCCATGCGTTTGAGCACCTTGGGGTAAACGGGAGGTACGCTAGAGCTGGTTAAGAGGAAGGGTTTGCAAATTGCAAGAACCTAATTGCTGCTTTGATTAACAAAGATAATCTATTTTGTAAAAGCTTTCTTTGTCCATGAATATTGTTTGACAATCCTGTGTTGCAGCATATCAGATACGTAGAGAGAAATGTACACCAGGATCTTTTGTTTAATCCCAGTACTACTGGTGATCAGAGTTCTACAAGTCTATTACTGACAAGTGCAATGTCAGCATAGGAAGTATATTTCTTCACTGCAGACtgtgaataggaaaaaaaaaactgattaaaCAATTCAGATTTAATTGAAGCAGCTCTTAAGCGACTTGGATCTATGGAAAGTTGGATTCAGAAGTGGctcaaatgcatttaaaagttGGCAGAGAGAACTACCAGCTCTAGCTGGGTTAACTAGGTTTGTCTTCAAGACATTTAGACCCTGACCTGTGTTTCTCTGGCTAGCTAGCTAAAATCTGTAGGTTTAATTACTCAGCTGTCAGCCTGGTTAAAGAGTACTTCATGCACACAACACTGaaacagtatttgcatttttactaATCTTACCTGCTTGTTTTGAAACAGCTATGAACCTGAACTGTTTCCTGGCCTTATTTATAGGATGGTCAAACCAAGGATAGTGTTGCTTATCTTTGTGTCTGGAAAAGTTGTACTGACTGGTAAGTGGTCTCTTGCTGTATTATCTGTAACCAAGTGCTACCACATCTTCCGAGGAAGTGTTTAAATTGAGCATTACTAAACTGATATCTTGCTGCAGTAAAGCCACTTAGCAATCTTTGTCATGCCTACTGCTGCTtatctgtgttttctgcagataATAATATTGGTATTGTTGCGCTAGAACCTTATATTGCTACATATAGTGTCTCAGCTTTCCACGTCATTAAACTTgagtatctttattttattcaaagcaTAATGCTTTGTGTCAGCATACTGGATCCCAACAGGAGGCTGACATGCCAGTAACCACTCACAGTTGCTTAAATATGAATATCACaataagcaatttaaaattGGACAGGAAGCAAACTTCTTAAAACACTTCACTGACAACATGTACTAAGGATTATTAGAGGAAAGGGTGGAGACGTAAGAGTCTGTTCCAGACAGTTTGGCAAACTCATAAGCAAAAGCCTTATGAGTAAGTGTGCTCAGCAAATATCTGTACCTTGGATcccatggcaaaaaaaaagctaaactgTGAGTGCATGTTTCCAGCACATTCTGTTGTAAAGCTTATGAAAATACCTTTACACAGCTGTACAGAAAGGTACATGGGTATTCATGGATCCCAGAGGAACTTAACATTGCATGCATATTCATGACAGAGCTTTGAGGTATGTGAAGAGTAAAAGAAGCATCTGCCTTAGAGGTTTTTTTACAACCAAGGATCATGAATGAGCTCACCTAATTGAACTGTAGAGCACTCAGGATGAAGTTTAAATGCTTCCCCCTCTAATGCCCCACCACATCACCTTCCTTTTGGGCCCCCTGAAATCATACTGGCTGTTTTCCCCCTTGCTGATGCTTACAGAACATGTTTGGGGGTATAATAACACCCTATAGTGCTAAGCATGCCCAGAAGGACTAAAGCTAGTCCTTGCCTGTGAACGCTGGGCCCAATTGTAATGACAAAATGGAATCTgttaaactgaatttcttccCTAATCCCAAAAGGTTCTTGTGGTAACTCAGACGAATTAGACACGGTTAGACATGACCTATGCTCATGGAAGGGGAAGAGTTTACATATCTGTCCTGAGTGCCACTTAGTCCAGTTGTTAGTTCATTTAAATGCGGTCTGCTTGTAGTTAATGCCTATTACACTCGTGGTAGGCAAGTATCACTGGCAAGGACTgttcctccctgctgcagtaCAGTTGGCATGCAATACTGGTATTAAAGATTTGCTTGTGGTAATGTGGATAAGGATGGCTTAGAAATCACAGGTGACCTAACAAAGCTTAAAGCTTCTTGGAACTGGGAGAGAGGAATTATCAAACTGTGAATGAATGGGATAAATGCCCTTCATTTCTTGTTTCCGTCTTTCTACTTATCAAGAGGCAGAGCTGTTATGGTTAAGCAGATAAAACTGTGATTCTTATGACTGCCTTTATTTGAAAGCCAATATTTGGCACCTGTCAGGAGGAACTAACTGCTGTTTTGGTGCTACAGCGTAAAACTAGTCTTAAACCAAAGCAAGCAATTAAATGTTCTTTGAGGTGCAGAAGTAATGTGACAGAAATTGTGCCTTAAACTAACATGTGATAAGAGTTcttaaatttgcttttgaaCTCCTGCATTTCTTCATGGTTTCTAATCTCATCATTAGATTTGAGGTGCATTCAGTTATTCTCCATGCTctaatttttaatgtgttggttttatttttttgaatgtcTTTACAGGGGCAAAAGAGCGTTCTGAAATCTATGAGGCATTTGAGAACATCTATCCCATTCTAAAAGGTTTCAAGAAAGCATCATAACATGGCTCATAAAGAAGCTACAATAATATATGGGTTTGTAATACAAGGCATGGAACAGAAGCCAAGGGTATTCCTGGACCCTATTGTACAGTTGTGGATTATTAAGCAAATGACACTATTATGAATGCTATAAATGCTGATGCCTTGCTATAGTTTGTGAGAAGTTTTTTTGCTTGCAGATTTGCTGTCTGTAGTCCACTTGAGTTCTGACAACTTCTGTCAAGCTGAGAAATTTGCCAAACAAATGTACTTTTAATAGAATGCATATGAAGGTTGCACTTATATTTTGTAATAGAACGCTTGTACCACTTCCCTGTTAAACAGATGAATCAACAATGTACTTCAAACTAGCTTCGTCAAAATTCTCAGCTTTAACTACTGAAACCTAGCTCTTGTAATGAAGTACTTTCATGTTCaaactcaaaatatatttttgtctataACACAGCTTATAAAATCCAGTATGACTTGATTCCAATGTTTTGAAGACAGTGAATGTAGAGGACATCTATTGACTCCCTCTAATCCAACAGGTTGGATAAACTGTTCTGTAAGGGTGCTGATACTCTTTACAGGGAACTCATTCCAGGACCCTGACAGTGTTGGAACATACCCATAAAGGGGAACTGGGGCGGGGGAGAATGAAGCAAATTCTGCAATTTGTTATGACATGGGTTAACAAAGTGGTACCCAattgctttactgaaatcctCTCAGATGATGGGAGGCTTGCTTGGCCTGAAAAGCAAACTTGTTAATTAgaaactacttttaaaatggacttgaagaaaatataaagtcTTGGATGTTCAAGGCTTAATTATCTAGGTTATTTAATCTGAGCTCAGGCAATGGCACTACATGAAAGCATTTGGTAATTTCCTTTTGTCTCTCATCTACAAGGGAATTCAAGGCTTCCTTTGCTGGAGCTGTCATGCTCAGGTGGGTAACGTGACAAGGAACAGTGTAAAGATGATCCCTTGACTGTTCTTGTACCTCCTGTGATTCCCAAGAAGCCAAGTTTTTACTCCAGAACAGGGCTGCTGGTGTTTGTGTTGTATCTACCCCCCGTTTCCTAACAAAGGTGGCATAGATCCGTCAGGAAACTCCGTGAGCCACTAGAGGTTGCTATTTGATGACTTAAGCGTAACCCATGCTAAAGGCTCTCTGCCATCCTCGATAGATAACCGCAACAGAGGCAACTGCTTAACGCAGGGCAGGGCGTCATGGTCTTACCAGGCTTAGTTTTGCTGTCAGCA contains the following coding sequences:
- the TBPL2 gene encoding TATA box-binding protein-like protein 2 isoform X2 — its product is MDGASPLERYLEHCTGQDDLSASPQLFTAMSPYDVDLPIQTEDGSFVSQFNQPKELPADFSSVDLSFLPDITQDNKEQNLSEDGSEMQEKLDGSVSRNEDSGIFVNESSLSCPDATQPSPEESSVCPPLTPMTPMTPVTPASESSGIVPQLQNIVSTVNLACKLDLKNIALHARNAEYNPKRFAAVIMRIREPRTTALIFSSGKMVCTGAKSEEQSRLAARKYARVVQKLGFPAKFLDFKIQNMVGSCDVRFPIRLEGLVLTHQQFSRMVKPRIVLLIFVSGKVVLTGAKERSEIYEAFENIYPILKGFKKAS
- the TBPL2 gene encoding TATA box-binding protein-like protein 2 isoform X1 — its product is MDGASPLERYLEHCTGQDDLSASPQLFTAMSPYDVDLPIQTEDGSFVSQFNQPKELPADFSSVDLSFLPDITQDNKEQNLSEDGSEMQEKLDGSVSRNEDSGIFVNESSLSCPDATQPSPEESSVCPPLTPMTPMTPVTPASESSGIVPQLQNIVSTVNLACKLDLKNIALHARNAEYNPKRFAAVIMRIREPRTTALIFSSGKMVCTGAKSEEQSRLAARKYARVVQKLGFPAKFLDFKIQNMVGSCDVRFPIRLEGLVLTHQQFSSYEPELFPGLIYRMVKPRIVLLIFVSGKVVLTGAKERSEIYEAFENIYPILKGFKKAS